The genomic stretch TGGAATATGTTTTTTCAAAATGTCATTCCATCTTTAGGAACAAAGGTGTGAAATAATCAATACTGTAATGATAACCATTCATACAGAATATACATTTATGATGAGCCAAATAAAACACCTTCATACTTTCCCCCCATCCAATCACAATTTCTTTGTTCTTCAAAATAGTGTTTGCACAGGAAGCTAGGTAGACTAAGCCCCCATGTGAATTGGTTTCGAGCCAAATGGTCATATTCCACAAAAAACATAGCAGCGAATAATGCTGAATAGTCTGTACAGTAGTGGTACTGGTTCAGTTGTTTGTAACGCTTGTGTAGTCGTATAGTGGTAAGATAGTGACTGACCAGGCCTTGCTTAGTGTTTCAGTGTTGAGACTAGGATCTCCAGTGTTGTTGGTTGCACTGTTACTCTACATCTGTCAGTTGAGCCACATGTTGACTTCCAGACAGAAGTCAAAGATGAGCCAAAGACATTCAATATTACCTCTGACATTGGACAGAACTTGTCCTAAAATAAACACTGTGGCATCTATAAAATAGAATCGATGAACAAAATCAATAGAAAACAAAATAATAACCAGCATTAAATCAAATTggagaaaaatatatttatagaCAAAAGCAAATGAACATTGTTTGACATTTTAAAGTACGCATCATTTTCTAACTTGAGATGCCACGTTCCAAACCAGTGTGTGTGCAGAAATGGCACCATTTTTGCAACAAAAAATGGAATGTGTTCAATCAACCTGATGCTATTGAAATATGTTTTTTCCCCCAATATTAAATTACCTATCAAAATATTACAGATATAAATAAAAAAGCACAGGTATCATCAAGCAGCAGTGGCCCACATTCAGGTTAAAAAAACATGAGGGCAGTGGAATGCCCTGGAATGTCAAATAAGAGTTGTTGATCCAACTCAAACGTTAAAGATTCTGCTCTGGTACCCTGGTAATAAGGCAGCTTATTTCTGCTATGACAAGAACTTTTTCTCTAGTTCGAAGACGGAGGGGCGACTGGGGCTGCTCTGAATTCGGCAGAGGGGCACGGTGCAGTCACGTTTCTGCCCCTCCGTGTCCATGTCAAGCAGAGAGCAGTCCATCTTGACCTCAGCGGAAGAGAGGACGATGTTGAGGCTCCTGGCGCTCTTCTCGCCAGAGTAGTGGCCCAGGGAGTAGCTCTTGTTTTGGCCCCTCAAGAGACCCCAGGAGTGGGGTTTGCCACGGAGGGACAAAGGCCGGGGTCTGGAAGCAACAGTCTCCCCACTGGCTGCTCTCTCAGGGGTCTCCTCCCTGTCAGACTTCTTCTGAGAGGTCGTGGTGGAAGATTGTCCTGACGAGGTCATGTGACAGCCAGATGTACCATTAGCTGTGGAAATAAATTAACAGTCAGTTTCATTGCAACAGTTCTGGGCGCAGTTGTACAGTGGTGTCACCTCACAGCATTAAACAACATTACTGCATTATACAGTCCTGACTGTCACTTTCACTCACTGTCCTGAACGACAGACGAGTTCTTCCTTCGGAGGATGGAGCCCATGCTCTGAGGCGGAGTCTGCTCTGGGGCTGCAGGCTGGGGGAGGTGCTCGACCTCAGCTTGAGTCCTGCTGCCCGGACCCTGTGGCTGGGAGCCGCTGTTGGGCTGTGCTCTGGGGTCTACCTCCTTCACAGGGATGGGCTCAGGCCCCTCCGCGTCCGACTGCAGGAGGCACTTGGTGGAGTTGCACTCTGAGATGGAGGACATGGAGATGAGGTTGACAGGGCCTTGGGAGCCCGCCGACAAGGATAAGGCTGCTTCCTCCTTGCGAGAGGAACGGCCACAAGGGGGGCTGGTGCTGCGGCGGAAGCGTGTGGCACGCTGAAACAGaccctctttcttcttcttctccacaCTGGGCTGGGGCTCAGGGTCGTCTCCCGGTGGGGCCTTGAGCGTGTCACGCAGGTCGAAGCCCAGCCCCACCGAGGCCAGCATTGAGGCACAGACGTAAAGCACGGTATCTGTCCGGCGGCGAGCTGAGGCCCTCTTCAGACTGTTGGTGGGGGTGTGCTGGGGGGTGGTGCTGGTGGAGCTGGCTGAGGTGGTGCTGGGGTCCTCCAGGCCTTCCCCAGGGCAGCCTCCTGCCGTCCCCTCACCCCCCTGCTGCTGCTCATCCTTCCACAGAGGTAGATCGATGTAGACCTGATTGGGGAACTTCAGTTGCTTTGGTTTGCTGTTGTCCGAGCTATCTGGTGAGCATATCTCATCTTTATTGGTCCCtaaacatgaaggacagagacaAATAGTCATTGATAAGCTTTTGACAGGGACTAAGAAATGGTATTGTTGTATTTTATTATATTAGAAAACAGATTTCTCTGACCTTGCTGCTCTGCAAACAATGCAGCCAATGGAACGGACTTCTGGGACTTCACCAGACTCGTGGACCAGGGGTTGTTTCCATCAGACAGTGGCCTCACTCTGCCAGGACAAGTCAGTTTCATCAAACAACCCACACCAGAAATACTGAACGGAGATGGAAAGAAACACTAATGTCCTGTACCTTTCAGCACAGTTTCCCCGCTCCTTGGTCTGAACGGAGCTCGGTCCCCACGTTCGCCCCTTCTTCTTAATCCCCTTCTTGACGTCATCAAACTCCTCCGGCTTGTAGATGGTGCTTCGTCCCCATGTCCTGTTGCTCTCGTCCAGAGTCACTGTAATGAAGGAGCGAACATCAGTCAACAACTGGCAGAGTACTCCAATGCCCCAGTGACAAATCTCTGTGAGAGTCCAGGCCAACAGCAGATATATTAGTCTTCAAACACTTGAGTAGCTAAGCAATTAGAGGACTGGATTATTTGAGAAGACAACCTCCACCGCAATAAGAAATATAATCCCTGCAGCTGAACACTGGTTAGGAAATCAAAAAAGACCCAGTATTTTGATGTCGATATTTCAAGAACAGGTTGGGttgcaaacaaaaaaaaacaccttCTGTGATAAACATTACAGTTTACAAACAGCCTCTGACGCATCCCAACGTGTTCTTCATTTCAAAGCAAAcccatattattattagtagtagtaaaaACCCTGAAACACCCTGGGATTTTCAGAGGAAAAATCAGCGATGATGATAGTCCATCAAGTTGTCTTAGTAGCCAGAAGCACACAGGCAGCAGCTGGTAGCCCGTTGTTAGAACTTTAGCAGTTGAGAAACACGTTAGCCGGTGCACAGACAGCGGCCACATCCCAACAATGCCACAGTTGCTTGCCTTTCTTCCTAAACCCAGTAGAGGGCTGGCACTCGCTGGTGATATCCACATCCTGGTGATACACATACATACTGCCCCTTCGAATACTGTCAATGCGGGCACACACTAGAGGGAGAAAACATTCACGCAGAACCACATCAGCATTTGGAGAGGGAAGCTTACCCAGTCATAACAGCTATGCCACAATGAAGCACACAAAAAAATACTTTATTTGATAGTTACATTGTTTTGTTATGCATTTAACCCAGGTCTGTCGTGTTCCTGTGTTAATGCAGTATGTGGATTGATTGTCTAAGGTGCACTTACACTGGATGGCCCGGAGGCGGGGTATGAGTGTGGGGCTGCTGGGGGGGCTGGAGCTGTTCAGACTCCTCCTCTTGTCCATGGAGGGTGACGCCTGAACCGTGATCTTGTGCTGGAAATCTAGAAAACAGAGACACAGGCAAGGGTGGTTGGTCACTTGTTTAGCTTTTACCATTCGTGTAATCTCTAGTGGACAGACTACGCAACATAAATGGTATCGTAATGTCTGTCAAAAGACTGGGATGCGATGACTAACGAACAACAGTAGTTCCGGTGCTTTGGTTTTCCATCACTGGTTATTTTGAGATGATTTGGGTGAGGTGGGGCGGGATTTGAAGCTTTGATTTTAAGTGGAACACTTTTTTGGCTGAGAGTTTCCGTTTAGGGGGGTGGAGACTTTTTTAGTCTGGTTAATATCTTACCTCATACATCTATGAGAAAGACAGAACCTAATTGAGCATTTGAACAAATAACGCAACATTTTTGTTCTGGGTGTCCGAGATTACCATTGATGTAAAAATTTGTTGAACTTATTTTCTCAACTCGAAGATAACATTGACTTAAAGACAGACAATCTCGACAAGACAGAAAGACGGTCAGAAACACCCACCTGACGGCAGGCTGATGCGGTTGCCGTCCTTGAGTTTGAGGCGGCTGCGTTTGAACTTGCCCTTCCTCTTCTTGACGTTGGGCTTGTCCTTGTTGAGCTGGAAGATGAGGATGTTGAGTTCCCTCTCCAGCACGTTGATCTCCCGCTCCGCCAGCTGCTGCTCCCTCCTCTTCAGCAGCTCCTCGTGGGACTTCTGCTGCAGCGCCGCACGCGTCAGCTCCTCCTCACGCGAACGCAGCTCCTACAGGAAGGAAGGAGCACATGTAGGAGGGTCACATGACAGACAACTCTGCATAATATAGTTTTTCCCCCTACATGTTTCATTCGTTGGGGTGCACGACTCGCCCAAAGTAACAAAATTATAAATTGAGACCAATCGAAGCcaaggaggaggtagggagggacagCGATAGGCAGGTGTGCCGACCTCTGCAATACAATGATAGGGGAAACACTGGAAAATTTTCCACATCGACAGGTTCTAGACAGGACATTATTTCCTTATCCCTTCTATCATTTTTGCTAAAAATAATTCACAAATACCTTCCTTGTTTACAAATTTACCTTTGCAAATAACAAAGGTAAATCTGCAGCATAGCAGTGATCAGTGCCCTGGAGCAGAGCCCTGAGTGAAGGAGAGCTCTTTTAAGAGAGGCTGGCCAGCACTCACAGGTTGTAAATCCCAACTGGCTTCATGGAGCTTTGCAGAGACCTTGTGGTGTGTGGGGAAGCGATGACATAGCCAAAGACCACAAGCTAAAGGGGGCCCCTCAGTTGCTGAGGCACAGCTACAGAGTGGTAGAGAGGCATTGGACTGCCTGGCTAAGAGGCTGCCAATGCTTGATTGTCAACTAGGTTGCAAATGATTAGGGTTAACAAAATCAGTTGATCTCCTCTACAGGGCAACATTTGCATTTCATGTTCTTGATTTTGTTTAGGTTCCTCTCATAAAACGGAATAATCCTTAATGAATTACTTCTGCAAAGCAGCTTTACAAACTCACTGAATGAAAATTAGATTTATGTTGTGTAACAACGTTGCAACTTGTAATGTTGAAAAACTATATAATAATTTGTGTTAAAAATAACTGAAATAATAACTGAAACAATAATAGCCCTATATACGTCCAGCAAAAAACGTCACTGAAGTTTTAGAAGAAAGCTGAACCTCATTATACCTACAGTAGGTTTAGACTTATGGTCCCTCAGAAATATAGATGGATAAGCATTTTAGATCATATGCAACCTTTAACAATGGAATGTAGAAACTCACACTGGAGGAacaataacacacaaacacacacaattgtACCTCTGTACATTTCTTGTGGTCAAGTTTCAGTACAATAACTTGTTCTCCAATGTGCTTCTGTTACCTTTTAGGAGGTAATGAAATGAACCAGTGTCGTATGGGGAAATAACATGAAGAATTGACATGCTAGACAATCCCTGGGAGAGGTTTGACATATTTCGTAATTTGCCAAGTTTGCTGCTTAACAATTCAGCTGAATTTACATGAAAGCGCATTTGATACAGCAATTACAAATCCCATTTGATATAAGAGGAGGGACTAAAGGAAGCAGCTTGTCATATTAACAAGGGGAAATACTTTAAACCATTAACACTAATACCTTATTTTGTTAGACAAGATTAGCTCTCTCCCAGAAATTAACCATTCAAATTATAGCATTTCCTTAACTACAGGTTTATTGCACAGCTGCCTTACAACCGCTTCTAACCTTATACTTCTCAGTTTATACT from Oncorhynchus keta strain PuntledgeMale-10-30-2019 chromosome 24, Oket_V2, whole genome shotgun sequence encodes the following:
- the map3k21 gene encoding mitogen-activated protein kinase kinase kinase 21 isoform X2, translated to MDVSKAGFPNDEGRPKDTGEHDWTDSPNARAWAHSAPLSRSLWTAVFDYGSTGEDELSLRRGDVVEVLSKDAAISGDEGWWTGKINHRVGIFPANYVTYQPAIYRLPDGSTVGVRERPSTPVQIDFSELVLEEIIGVGGFGKVYRGAWKDQEVAVKAARQDPDEDITATSDGVKQEAKLFSMLQHPNIIKLEGVCLEEPNLCLVMEYARGGTLNRALTGRRIPPHILVNWAVQIARGMHYLHEEAVVPIIHRDLKSCNILLLEKIENDDIGRKTLKITDFGLAREWHNTTKMSAAGTYSWMAPEVIKSSLFSKGSDVWSYGVLLWELLTGEVPYRGIDGLAVAYGVAVNKLTLPIPSTCPEPFAKLMEECWEQDPHIRPSFASILEQLTAIEEAVMATMPQDSFHSMQEDWRVEIQEMFDELRTKEKELRSREEELTRAALQQKSHEELLKRREQQLAEREINVLERELNILIFQLNKDKPNVKKRKGKFKRSRLKLKDGNRISLPSDFQHKITVQASPSMDKRRSLNSSSPPSSPTLIPRLRAIQLTLDESNRTWGRSTIYKPEEFDDVKKGIKKKGRTWGPSSVQTKERGNCAERVRPLSDGNNPWSTSLVKSQKSVPLAALFAEQQGTNKDEICSPDSSDNSKPKQLKFPNQVYIDLPLWKDEQQQGGEGTAGGCPGEGLEDPSTTSASSTSTTPQHTPTNSLKRASARRRTDTVLYVCASMLASVGLGFDLRDTLKAPPGDDPEPQPSVEKKKKEGLFQRATRFRRSTSPPCGRSSRKEEAALSLSAGSQGPVNLISMSSISECNSTKCLLQSDAEGPEPIPVKEVDPRAQPNSGSQPQGPGSRTQAEVEHLPQPAAPEQTPPQSMGSILRRKNSSVVQDTNGTSGCHMTSSGQSSTTTSQKKSDREETPERAASGETVASRPRPLSLRGKPHSWGLLRGQNKSYSLGHYSGEKSARSLNIVLSSAEVKMDCSLLDMDTEGQKRDCTVPLCRIQSSPSRPSVFELEKKFLS
- the map3k21 gene encoding mitogen-activated protein kinase kinase kinase 21 isoform X1; translation: MDVSKAGFPNDEGRPKDTGEHDWTDSPNARAWAHSAPLSRSLWTAVFDYGSTGEDELSLRRGDVVEVLSKDAAISGDEGWWTGKINHRVGIFPANYVTYQPAIYRLPDGSTVGVRERPSTPVQIDFSELVLEEIIGVGGFGKVYRGAWKDQEVAVKAARQDPDEDITATSDGVKQEAKLFSMLQHPNIIKLEGVCLEEPNLCLVMEYARGGTLNRALTGRRIPPHILVNWAVQIARGMHYLHEEAVVPIIHRDLKSCNILLLEKIENDDIGRKTLKITDFGLAREWHNTTKMSAAGTYSWMAPEVIKSSLFSKGSDVWSYGVLLWELLTGEVPYRGIDGLAVAYGVAVNKLTLPIPSTCPEPFAKLMEECWEQDPHIRPSFASILEQLTAIEEAVMATMPQDSFHSMQEDWRVEIQEMFDELRTKEKELRSREEELTRAALQQKSHEELLKRREQQLAEREINVLERELNILIFQLNKDKPNVKKRKGKFKRSRLKLKDGNRISLPSDFQHKITVQASPSMDKRRSLNSSSPPSSPTLIPRLRAIQLCARIDSIRRGSMYVYHQDVDITSECQPSTGFRKKVTLDESNRTWGRSTIYKPEEFDDVKKGIKKKGRTWGPSSVQTKERGNCAERVRPLSDGNNPWSTSLVKSQKSVPLAALFAEQQGTNKDEICSPDSSDNSKPKQLKFPNQVYIDLPLWKDEQQQGGEGTAGGCPGEGLEDPSTTSASSTSTTPQHTPTNSLKRASARRRTDTVLYVCASMLASVGLGFDLRDTLKAPPGDDPEPQPSVEKKKKEGLFQRATRFRRSTSPPCGRSSRKEEAALSLSAGSQGPVNLISMSSISECNSTKCLLQSDAEGPEPIPVKEVDPRAQPNSGSQPQGPGSRTQAEVEHLPQPAAPEQTPPQSMGSILRRKNSSVVQDTNGTSGCHMTSSGQSSTTTSQKKSDREETPERAASGETVASRPRPLSLRGKPHSWGLLRGQNKSYSLGHYSGEKSARSLNIVLSSAEVKMDCSLLDMDTEGQKRDCTVPLCRIQSSPSRPSVFELEKKFLS
- the map3k21 gene encoding mitogen-activated protein kinase kinase kinase 21 isoform X3; protein product: MSAAGTYSWMAPEVIKSSLFSKGSDVWSYGVLLWELLTGEVPYRGIDGLAVAYGVAVNKLTLPIPSTCPEPFAKLMEECWEQDPHIRPSFASILEQLTAIEEAVMATMPQDSFHSMQEDWRVEIQEMFDELRTKEKELRSREEELTRAALQQKSHEELLKRREQQLAEREINVLERELNILIFQLNKDKPNVKKRKGKFKRSRLKLKDGNRISLPSDFQHKITVQASPSMDKRRSLNSSSPPSSPTLIPRLRAIQLCARIDSIRRGSMYVYHQDVDITSECQPSTGFRKKVTLDESNRTWGRSTIYKPEEFDDVKKGIKKKGRTWGPSSVQTKERGNCAERVRPLSDGNNPWSTSLVKSQKSVPLAALFAEQQGTNKDEICSPDSSDNSKPKQLKFPNQVYIDLPLWKDEQQQGGEGTAGGCPGEGLEDPSTTSASSTSTTPQHTPTNSLKRASARRRTDTVLYVCASMLASVGLGFDLRDTLKAPPGDDPEPQPSVEKKKKEGLFQRATRFRRSTSPPCGRSSRKEEAALSLSAGSQGPVNLISMSSISECNSTKCLLQSDAEGPEPIPVKEVDPRAQPNSGSQPQGPGSRTQAEVEHLPQPAAPEQTPPQSMGSILRRKNSSVVQDTNGTSGCHMTSSGQSSTTTSQKKSDREETPERAASGETVASRPRPLSLRGKPHSWGLLRGQNKSYSLGHYSGEKSARSLNIVLSSAEVKMDCSLLDMDTEGQKRDCTVPLCRIQSSPSRPSVFELEKKFLS